A window from bacterium encodes these proteins:
- a CDS encoding trimethylamine methyltransferase family protein — protein MGFRWLVPKCAEFDREDIEKIVDASIRILREVPWTIDGTVEFMEYLRNFGFQIEGNKVRFTPEVIEKTLARIKEEKQKNLSRGGDKYPVAPQEIRYAASGQALWAHDIEKDTIRPATKDDLADFSRVVNTYPGLDRTHPTFIPTDAPLKTRELHAYITIMLNSDKPYRVSCYSPEILDYFVEANTIYYGSREEGIKKLLLPCKVWINTPFMISRDGIEAAMKLRALTGRTLDYTAMPVCGVATPVTYDGALTLITAEVIGVNAIGLAVDSVLPRWMTGIMGFDMKGGIFREWSPQTLILNTAGAQISSYLFGTSPFGMSTGNLFYTSAKKPGLQSAMEKAFGMAIVFASGGRNFGALGTLADGDVGSILQLVIDMELISAIKEFVKGFDISDETIGEDLIKEISVRGAYFLDSMHTFQYYRRYGWISELMDTQFPSAWINNPKEMLDNAREKARELIKNAPNRCPLDENKKKELLNLLKIADEKLGER, from the coding sequence ATGGGCTTTAGATGGCTTGTTCCGAAATGTGCAGAGTTTGATAGAGAGGATATAGAAAAGATTGTGGATGCATCAATACGTATTTTAAGAGAAGTGCCGTGGACAATAGATGGAACAGTAGAGTTTATGGAGTACTTGAGAAATTTTGGGTTTCAGATAGAAGGTAATAAAGTAAGGTTCACTCCAGAAGTGATAGAAAAGACATTAGCCAGGATTAAAGAAGAGAAGCAGAAGAATCTTTCCAGAGGTGGAGATAAGTATCCAGTAGCACCGCAGGAAATAAGATATGCAGCATCAGGACAGGCACTATGGGCACATGATATAGAAAAAGATACAATAAGACCTGCAACAAAGGATGACCTGGCTGACTTTTCTCGTGTAGTCAATACCTATCCCGGACTTGATAGAACCCATCCTACCTTTATTCCTACAGATGCACCACTTAAAACGAGGGAATTGCATGCATATATAACGATTATGCTTAATAGTGATAAACCGTATCGTGTCTCCTGTTATTCTCCTGAAATACTGGATTATTTTGTAGAGGCGAACACCATATATTATGGTTCAAGAGAGGAAGGGATTAAAAAATTACTTTTACCCTGTAAGGTCTGGATAAACACACCTTTTATGATATCCAGAGATGGTATAGAAGCGGCGATGAAGTTGAGAGCACTTACAGGTAGAACTCTGGATTATACAGCCATGCCTGTCTGTGGTGTTGCAACCCCTGTTACCTATGATGGCGCTTTAACACTGATAACCGCTGAGGTTATAGGAGTGAATGCCATAGGACTTGCTGTGGATAGTGTTTTACCGCGGTGGATGACAGGAATAATGGGTTTTGATATGAAAGGGGGGATATTTAGAGAATGGAGCCCCCAGACACTAATTTTGAATACTGCTGGTGCTCAGATTTCTTCTTATCTCTTTGGTACATCTCCTTTTGGGATGTCCACCGGAAATCTTTTTTATACCAGCGCTAAAAAACCAGGACTGCAGAGTGCTATGGAAAAAGCATTTGGTATGGCTATAGTATTTGCTTCAGGGGGCAGGAATTTTGGTGCATTAGGGACACTGGCAGACGGGGATGTGGGAAGTATTTTACAGTTGGTTATAGATATGGAACTTATATCAGCAATTAAAGAATTTGTGAAGGGGTTTGATATAAGTGATGAGACAATAGGAGAAGATTTGATTAAAGAGATTTCAGTAAGAGGTGCATATTTCCTTGACTCAATGCATACATTTCAATACTATAGAAGATATGGATGGATTTCAGAACTTATGGATACCCAGTTTCCATCAGCGTGGATAAACAATCCTAAGGAGATGCTGGATAATGCGAGAGAAAAGGCGAGAGAACTCATAAAGAACGCACCTAACAGGTGTCCACTTGATGAGAATAAAAAGAAAGAACTTTTAAATCTTCTTAAGATAGCGGATGAAAAATTAGGAGAAAGATAA
- a CDS encoding DUF1559 domain-containing protein, translating to MLLPALSQARERARAAKCISNLKQIGVAYLMYCDDYDGWGPRIKDTDPVAGYHWGWFLVNYQYLSNRECLLCPSVAGRRKFINYSETYGYLLDWGEGHPLGYPCVKRMSKTPSNAGIIFDSAKNSLTGIMNAFVYSYYNSSDLCLVAKRHNGIANALFLDGHVEGCNSTRLRTLEKQVTASW from the coding sequence ATGTTGCTACCTGCACTTTCTCAGGCAAGGGAAAGGGCAAGAGCGGCAAAGTGTATAAGTAACTTAAAACAGATTGGGGTTGCTTATCTGATGTATTGTGATGACTATGATGGCTGGGGACCGCGCATCAAGGACACGGACCCGGTAGCGGGTTATCATTGGGGATGGTTCTTAGTTAATTATCAATACCTTTCTAACCGAGAATGTTTGCTTTGCCCAAGTGTAGCAGGTAGAAGGAAGTTTATCAATTATAGTGAGACCTATGGTTATTTATTAGATTGGGGAGAAGGGCATCCGTTGGGTTATCCATGCGTCAAAAGGATGAGTAAAACTCCGAGCAATGCCGGAATTATATTTGATTCAGCCAAGAATTCTTTAACAGGTATTATGAATGCATTTGTTTACAGTTATTATAATTCTAGTGACCTATGTCTCGTGGCTAAACGTCATAATGGAATAGCAAATGCTTTATTTTTGGATGGTCATGTGGAGGGATGTAATAGTACCAGGTTAAGAACTTTAGAAAAACAGGTAACTGCCAGTTGGTAA
- a CDS encoding beta-galactosidase, whose protein sequence is MNKKGRYWFILLACFFTISNFCFGAGWCDKDGKLIFLRGVGFSPWHKTEGWNRSEETIKLDIKFLKDVHANALRVWGPASPEGVKANLSNGFYTLPTVHCEGGMSAEFSNGSKHSIAFSDPETQQKFAQQCEEYAEKIKGIQGVPAVLLGNEYTGVGYNSATKNYEYVGFEAPTQERFRTWLAKRFKTIESLNKYCGTNFKDFKEVTPLATRRLRYEFWLFQNRSFEEFIKAGHDAIKRVDSERLTSYGKLMGNRWDPCTEDAQLSFLDFPGDQIYWHWIDDWAKFNRFVNDFIATGKGKPVLITETGISTFNKNEDYAARLLKQNIWNVLLHPEVAGIFVFEYCDEWYKGCKPDELDHQEDGWGLVTADRIPKKSYYVLKEIYEFIEKMNDFFVNRQSTPVVAVSNQSLDFLVADKGTGLPLEIDKVLYSKGVSFRHITPDDVYDLSPEKTPRIIFCDEYFNCEPDGSRSALTSFLNYLEKGGKVLYLCTNPWQLPYGKANIPEPLRFDTSKTELTEVNYGKGTIYFLPKDKFNLKELSDLLLQFLKETGAPEVLNIQNVEPVEKQFEVFCRMFKSKDRQIILIVNSSDKIINNFQIDVLGVKWAKLLFADGATLSSSQQENVLHLNLQNIDTYALVEVGN, encoded by the coding sequence ATGAATAAAAAGGGGAGGTATTGGTTTATACTGCTGGCATGTTTTTTCACTATATCAAATTTCTGTTTCGGTGCAGGTTGGTGTGATAAGGATGGTAAACTAATTTTTCTGCGAGGGGTCGGGTTTTCACCCTGGCATAAAACAGAAGGATGGAACCGTTCAGAAGAAACAATCAAACTTGATATAAAGTTTCTGAAAGATGTTCATGCCAATGCATTGAGGGTCTGGGGACCTGCCTCTCCAGAGGGGGTTAAAGCAAATCTTTCTAATGGTTTTTATACTCTCCCAACTGTCCATTGTGAAGGAGGGATGTCAGCGGAATTCTCTAACGGGAGCAAACACAGTATTGCATTCAGTGACCCAGAGACACAGCAGAAGTTTGCACAGCAGTGCGAAGAGTATGCAGAGAAAATAAAGGGTATTCAAGGTGTACCAGCGGTGCTTTTGGGAAATGAATATACAGGTGTTGGGTACAATTCTGCCACCAAGAATTATGAATATGTTGGTTTTGAAGCACCAACACAGGAGAGATTCCGTACATGGCTTGCTAAAAGATTCAAGACGATAGAATCTCTAAATAAATATTGCGGGACAAACTTTAAGGACTTTAAAGAGGTTACGCCATTAGCAACCCGACGGCTCAGATATGAGTTCTGGTTATTCCAGAATAGAAGTTTTGAAGAATTTATTAAAGCTGGCCATGATGCTATAAAAAGAGTGGATTCCGAGAGATTGACCTCTTATGGTAAGTTGATGGGCAATCGCTGGGACCCTTGTACTGAGGATGCACAATTATCCTTTCTGGATTTTCCCGGAGACCAGATTTACTGGCACTGGATAGATGACTGGGCGAAATTCAACAGGTTTGTCAATGACTTTATTGCGACAGGGAAGGGGAAGCCAGTCCTTATAACCGAGACAGGGATATCTACCTTTAATAAAAATGAAGATTATGCAGCCCGATTATTAAAACAGAATATCTGGAATGTATTACTTCATCCTGAAGTTGCAGGTATCTTTGTTTTTGAGTATTGTGATGAGTGGTATAAAGGGTGTAAGCCAGATGAACTGGACCATCAAGAAGATGGATGGGGACTTGTAACTGCTGACAGGATTCCAAAGAAGTCATACTATGTATTAAAAGAGATTTATGAATTCATAGAGAAAATGAACGATTTCTTTGTCAATCGGCAGTCCACACCTGTTGTAGCAGTTTCTAACCAATCTCTGGACTTTCTGGTTGCAGACAAGGGTACAGGGCTACCTCTTGAGATTGATAAGGTACTCTATTCAAAGGGTGTTTCATTCAGGCATATAACCCCTGATGATGTGTATGATTTAAGTCCAGAAAAGACACCTCGGATAATCTTCTGTGATGAATATTTCAACTGCGAGCCCGATGGTTCACGTTCTGCTCTCACTTCTTTTTTAAACTACCTGGAGAAGGGTGGTAAGGTTCTTTATCTGTGTACAAATCCCTGGCAACTTCCATATGGAAAAGCAAATATCCCTGAACCATTGCGTTTTGATACCAGTAAAACAGAACTTACAGAAGTAAACTATGGTAAGGGAACAATCTATTTCCTGCCAAAAGACAAATTCAACTTAAAGGAACTTTCTGACCTTTTATTACAATTTCTTAAGGAAACCGGTGCTCCTGAGGTTCTCAATATACAAAATGTTGAACCGGTAGAAAAACAGTTTGAGGTATTCTGCAGGATGTTTAAGAGTAAGGACAGGCAGATAATTTTAATAGTTAATTCAAGTGATAAAATAATAAACAACTTCCAGATAGATGTGTTAGGAGTAAAATGGGCAAAACTACTTTTTGCAGATGGTGCTACACTCAGTTCCTCACAGCAGGAGAACGTCCTGCATCTGAACTTACAGAATATTGATACATATGCCCTCGTGGAGGTTGGAAACTAG
- a CDS encoding extracellular solute-binding protein, translated as MYNKYIMKYLLFFLSFLMVTFGTADEKLIIISPHWEGVRIEVERAFNNWYVKNYGEKVEIEWIDQGGTSDDLKFVESLFKKNPEGIGIDLFFGGGINPYLTLKEKGLLQPYKVHPEILRDIPTRCAGIPNYDKNFYWYGVVLSGFGILYNKKVLDYLSLPYPSSWESLTDKRYYSWVGNGDPRHSGSLHMMYEIILQAYGWQKGWEIIFAIAGNTKTFTASASSVAKNTSLGEVAASLCIDSYALAQIETNGSENMGFVLPENLTVINPDGIGILKGAPNLKVAQRLIDYLLSYEGQLLWMLKKGTTGGPVTYSLNRFSIRPDIYENPAVKNTGIFNPYTLKGTLKYDFALASKRWNLLNDMLGAFVIDQHTVLTKIWSIIKDDEALKKLFFEIPVEEKDQKFLWENWNNPVFRNQYINEWMKFSREKFKTIKQQIELKK; from the coding sequence ATGTATAATAAATACATTATGAAGTATCTTTTATTTTTCCTATCATTCCTGATGGTAACCTTCGGGACTGCTGATGAAAAACTTATTATTATCTCTCCACACTGGGAAGGTGTACGGATTGAAGTTGAAAGAGCATTCAATAACTGGTATGTTAAGAATTATGGAGAAAAGGTAGAGATAGAATGGATTGACCAGGGTGGAACATCTGATGACTTGAAGTTCGTAGAGTCCCTTTTTAAGAAAAACCCTGAAGGTATAGGTATTGACCTGTTCTTTGGAGGTGGAATAAATCCATATCTTACACTTAAAGAGAAAGGATTATTACAACCATATAAAGTGCATCCAGAAATTTTAAGAGACATACCTACCCGCTGTGCAGGAATACCTAACTACGATAAGAACTTCTACTGGTATGGAGTTGTTTTAAGTGGATTTGGTATCCTTTATAACAAAAAGGTTTTAGATTATCTTTCCCTTCCCTATCCTTCCTCCTGGGAATCTCTCACAGATAAAAGATACTATAGTTGGGTGGGAAATGGGGACCCGAGACACAGTGGAAGTTTGCATATGATGTATGAGATAATCCTTCAGGCGTATGGATGGCAAAAAGGATGGGAAATCATCTTCGCTATTGCAGGCAATACCAAAACATTTACAGCGAGTGCCTCTTCTGTTGCGAAAAATACTTCACTCGGAGAAGTGGCTGCTTCTCTCTGTATTGACTCCTATGCTCTCGCTCAGATAGAAACCAATGGTTCTGAAAATATGGGGTTTGTCCTTCCTGAAAACCTCACTGTAATAAACCCTGACGGTATAGGAATTTTGAAAGGCGCTCCTAATCTTAAAGTGGCACAACGACTTATTGATTATCTTCTTTCTTATGAAGGACAACTCTTATGGATGTTGAAGAAAGGAACCACAGGAGGACCTGTGACATACTCTTTAAACAGGTTCAGCATAAGACCTGATATATACGAGAACCCTGCTGTAAAAAATACAGGTATTTTTAATCCATATACACTTAAAGGTACTCTTAAATATGACTTTGCCCTTGCATCAAAAAGATGGAACCTTTTAAATGATATGCTCGGAGCATTTGTAATAGACCAGCATACAGTATTAACAAAGATATGGAGTATAATAAAGGATGATGAAGCACTGAAAAAATTATTTTTTGAAATTCCTGTGGAGGAAAAAGACCAGAAATTTCTATGGGAAAACTGGAACAATCCTGTATTCCGTAATCAATATATAAATGAATGGATGAAATTTTCAAGGGAGAAGTTCAAAACAATAAAACAGCAGATAGAATTGAAAAAATGA
- a CDS encoding LacI family transcriptional regulator, giving the protein MKTMREISEELGVSIATVSYVYNDRWKEKKISRELAERIKRKLEEEEYNPNILSLQFMTQKTQSIGIILGDLSRIFNLNILCGIEKVLSKEDYVSIVVSSELGKKEKQYLKIMESRRVDGIIFAPHNNREIQFIKRFCKNTSLVFVDNYLPEINTSFVVSDNWYGVYEAVKYLIKKGRKKIAYAGSNKELIVLKERFKGYKDALRDADLNIDNKLIWKVSDSSEYPAILNEMFSKINPDAIFVESLLYFKKGFRFFYEKGIKIPDDVLIAGFDPVDLSLSEMSEVGLHLVVRGTIPFVEQRGEEMGKKAAEILLGMLNGKKEIQQIFIKPELKNFK; this is encoded by the coding sequence ATGAAAACAATGCGAGAGATATCAGAAGAGTTAGGGGTTTCTATAGCGACTGTGTCTTATGTATACAACGATAGGTGGAAGGAGAAAAAAATAAGTAGGGAACTAGCTGAAAGGATTAAAAGGAAACTTGAAGAAGAGGAGTATAACCCCAATATCCTTTCTCTCCAGTTTATGACACAAAAAACCCAGAGTATCGGGATTATTCTTGGAGACCTTTCAAGGATTTTTAATCTGAATATCCTCTGCGGAATAGAGAAGGTGTTGAGCAAGGAAGATTATGTGAGTATTGTAGTAAGTTCTGAATTGGGGAAAAAAGAAAAGCAGTATCTTAAAATAATGGAGTCAAGAAGAGTAGACGGTATTATTTTTGCACCTCATAATAACAGGGAGATACAGTTTATTAAAAGATTTTGTAAGAATACATCTTTGGTTTTTGTGGATAATTATCTGCCAGAGATAAATACGAGTTTTGTTGTAAGTGATAACTGGTACGGTGTATATGAAGCAGTGAAATATCTTATTAAAAAGGGAAGAAAGAAAATTGCATATGCTGGTAGTAATAAAGAACTGATAGTACTGAAAGAAAGATTTAAAGGATATAAAGATGCTTTAAGAGATGCTGACTTAAATATAGATAATAAACTTATCTGGAAAGTGTCTGATAGTTCTGAGTATCCTGCTATACTTAATGAGATGTTTTCTAAGATAAACCCGGATGCGATATTTGTTGAAAGTTTACTTTATTTTAAGAAAGGATTCAGATTTTTTTATGAAAAGGGAATTAAAATTCCTGATGATGTACTGATAGCAGGATTTGACCCTGTAGATTTGAGTTTAAGTGAGATGTCAGAAGTGGGTCTTCATCTGGTAGTAAGAGGGACTATTCCTTTTGTTGAGCAGAGAGGAGAGGAGATGGGGAAAAAGGCGGCAGAGATTTTACTCGGAATGTTAAATGGAAAAAAGGAGATACAGCAGATATTTATAAAGCCAGAGTTGAAAAACTTTAAATAA
- a CDS encoding DUF1559 domain-containing protein yields MLLPALSQARERARAAKCISNLKQIGVAYLMYCDDYDGWGPLVNDSVTWYKHWGWQLVNSNYINGTNRDCLICPSGPRKKFVNYDETYGFLTAWSWGHPCVKRMSRTPSNAGIIFDSARGSLTGSMCKYVYTGSNSGDPNQVAKRHNGIANVLFLDGHVEGCNSERLKTLERPVSYSF; encoded by the coding sequence ATGTTGCTACCGGCGCTATCCCAGGCGAGGGAAAGGGCAAGAGCGGCAAAGTGTATAAGTAATTTAAAACAGATTGGGGTTGCTTATTTAATGTACTGTGATGACTATGATGGCTGGGGACCGCTTGTTAATGATAGCGTTACCTGGTATAAACATTGGGGATGGCAGTTAGTTAATAGTAATTACATTAACGGAACTAATAGAGATTGTTTAATTTGTCCCAGTGGACCAAGAAAAAAATTCGTAAATTATGACGAGACCTATGGTTTTTTAACAGCATGGTCATGGGGTCATCCATGCGTCAAAAGGATGAGTAGAACTCCGAGCAATGCTGGAATTATATTTGATTCAGCCAGAGGTTCTTTAACTGGTAGCATGTGCAAATATGTCTACACTGGTTCTAATTCTGGCGATCCAAATCAGGTAGCTAAACGTCATAATGGAATAGCGAATGTTTTATTTTTGGATGGTCATGTAGAAGGATGTAATAGTGAAAGATTAAAAACTCTGGAAAGACCGGTAAGTTATAGTTTTTAA
- a CDS encoding GNAT family N-acetyltransferase: MGNIRKSIEYICKQIGHRAPGSKNEYECAGYLKERLEKMGLDVCMEEFDSPSHIATSSFLISVEDNKKFTSLPVQFSPVGKVEGELVFLGSADTPLPETEQIKGRIGLLLSETDRFTRHRTVISLEERGLIGLVVVSSHFGTIDTKVVREPDIKMPVVAVSMEDGYELKRYEGKKFIMSVEGEKEKRNKSQNVVVKIEGKSKEWFVIGAHYDSTPFIEGALDNASGTAVVLEVARILSQKRMNNTVYILFTGSKEYGGNDCTGRGAQNFFKRRTAEIKHCTGYIDVDGVGDITGIPTLIIDGNERFKSFVRGITLSQRYQIKKRESPGGDNGVAYQYGVPYIWFTDAILFGKNYLHTTYDRVELIDFDKLEVYVNDVVKVAEEMDRQGCFFPYLEDRGITIRQARFSDIPSILEITRLAFEGYSLGKIQEEFYGEKLGGKEWYEYKNMEVEGYFKGNIYCCIVAEIEGKIVGYATYYKDGERGIGTIGNNAVHPSYQGRGIGTLLQKEIKRRMEEDGFKRFSVSTLSIDIPAQKMYEKMGYKKVVDTIHYMKKQDKDEK; the protein is encoded by the coding sequence ATGGGAAATATAAGAAAGAGTATAGAGTATATATGTAAACAGATTGGACACAGAGCACCTGGTAGTAAAAATGAATATGAATGTGCAGGATATCTTAAAGAACGATTAGAGAAAATGGGTCTGGATGTATGTATGGAGGAGTTTGATTCACCATCTCATATAGCCACCTCATCCTTTCTTATATCAGTAGAAGACAATAAGAAATTTACATCCTTACCTGTCCAGTTTTCTCCTGTAGGGAAAGTAGAAGGAGAACTTGTATTTTTAGGGAGTGCGGATACTCCTTTACCTGAAACAGAGCAGATAAAAGGTAGGATAGGACTACTTCTATCTGAGACAGATAGATTTACAAGACACAGAACAGTTATCTCACTTGAGGAAAGAGGACTTATAGGACTTGTTGTGGTCTCTTCCCATTTTGGCACAATAGACACAAAAGTAGTTAGGGAGCCAGATATTAAAATGCCTGTAGTAGCAGTAAGTATGGAAGATGGATATGAATTAAAGAGATACGAAGGGAAGAAGTTTATAATGAGTGTTGAAGGGGAGAAAGAAAAAAGGAATAAGTCCCAGAATGTTGTGGTAAAGATAGAAGGAAAGAGTAAGGAATGGTTTGTTATAGGTGCGCACTATGACAGTACTCCATTCATTGAAGGGGCACTGGATAACGCCTCCGGGACTGCAGTGGTATTAGAGGTTGCCCGCATACTCTCACAAAAACGTATGAATAATACAGTTTATATCTTATTTACAGGGAGCAAGGAGTATGGAGGTAATGACTGTACAGGCAGAGGCGCACAGAATTTTTTCAAAAGGCGAACTGCTGAGATAAAACACTGTACTGGATATATTGATGTAGATGGTGTGGGAGATATAACAGGAATACCAACACTTATTATAGACGGAAACGAAAGGTTTAAGAGTTTTGTTAGAGGGATAACATTAAGCCAGAGATATCAGATTAAAAAGAGAGAGTCCCCTGGTGGAGATAATGGAGTTGCATATCAGTACGGCGTTCCGTATATCTGGTTTACAGATGCAATTTTATTTGGAAAAAACTATCTCCATACCACCTATGACAGAGTAGAACTTATTGATTTTGATAAACTTGAAGTTTATGTCAATGATGTTGTTAAAGTTGCTGAAGAGATGGACAGGCAAGGGTGTTTTTTCCCATATTTGGAAGATAGAGGGATTACTATCAGACAGGCACGGTTTAGTGATATACCCTCTATTCTTGAGATTACCCGCCTTGCCTTTGAAGGATACAGTTTAGGAAAGATACAGGAAGAGTTTTATGGAGAGAAATTGGGTGGTAAAGAGTGGTATGAATATAAAAACATGGAGGTTGAAGGATACTTTAAAGGGAATATCTACTGCTGTATAGTTGCAGAGATAGAAGGCAAGATAGTGGGGTATGCGACATATTATAAGGATGGAGAAAGAGGGATTGGTACTATCGGGAACAATGCTGTTCATCCTTCATATCAGGGAAGGGGTATAGGTACACTTTTGCAGAAAGAGATAAAAAGACGGATGGAAGAAGATGGATTTAAAAGGTTCAGTGTTTCAACACTTTCTATTGATATACCAGCACAAAAGATGTATGAGAAGATGGGGTATAAAAAGGTGGTAGATACAATCCACTATATGAAAAAGCAAGATAAAGATGAAAAATAG
- a CDS encoding ABC transporter ATP-binding protein: protein MTKIEIKGISKKLGNLEVIKEVSFSVEENEIFFLLGPSGCGKTTLLRIIAGFIPPDSGKIFLNGKDITGLPPSKRNIGIVFQNYALWPHLSVWKNISYGLEVKRYPYRIIQEKVQRILEITKLVPFKDYYPTKLSGGQQQRVALARAIINEPEVLLLDEPLSNLDAKLKDEMRTEIQRIQKETGITMIYVTHDRKEAVSTGTKIAVMNEGKIVEIGSPIELYFQPKNRFTAEFLGEINIIRGKVERVIDNYTEVITDEGKFSVDKILPVGKDIEIGFRPENAKISSSESNNIITGNVKDIEYSGETAKIKVKTKKGNNLFLRVLSSEIKNIKKDCEITFSIAPDNIIIFSEQ from the coding sequence ATGACAAAGATTGAAATTAAAGGTATTTCAAAAAAGTTAGGAAATTTAGAGGTAATTAAAGAGGTCTCTTTCTCTGTAGAAGAAAATGAGATATTCTTCCTTCTCGGTCCTTCTGGCTGTGGCAAGACAACACTTTTAAGGATTATAGCGGGATTTATCCCCCCTGATTCAGGTAAGATATTCCTTAACGGAAAAGATATTACAGGACTCCCGCCTTCAAAAAGGAATATTGGTATTGTCTTTCAAAATTATGCGCTATGGCCACACCTTTCTGTATGGAAGAATATCTCTTACGGACTTGAGGTAAAAAGATACCCTTACAGAATAATACAAGAGAAGGTCCAGAGAATCCTTGAGATAACCAAACTTGTCCCTTTCAAAGATTACTACCCTACAAAACTTTCAGGAGGACAGCAACAACGAGTGGCACTCGCGAGAGCAATTATAAATGAACCAGAGGTATTGCTCCTTGATGAACCTTTAAGCAACCTTGATGCAAAACTGAAAGATGAGATGAGAACAGAAATCCAGAGAATACAAAAGGAAACAGGTATTACAATGATTTATGTCACACATGATAGAAAAGAAGCAGTATCTACAGGGACAAAGATTGCTGTAATGAATGAAGGGAAAATTGTAGAGATTGGTTCTCCAATAGAATTATATTTTCAACCCAAGAATAGGTTTACAGCAGAATTTTTAGGTGAAATAAATATAATCAGAGGGAAGGTTGAAAGGGTTATAGATAATTATACAGAAGTAATAACTGATGAAGGTAAATTCTCTGTAGATAAAATATTGCCTGTAGGGAAGGATATAGAGATTGGATTCAGACCTGAAAATGCAAAAATAAGTTCGTCTGAAAGTAATAATATAATAACAGGTAATGTAAAAGATATTGAATACTCTGGAGAGACAGCAAAAATAAAAGTAAAAACGAAAAAAGGGAACAACCTCTTTTTAAGGGTACTCTCATCAGAGATTAAAAATATAAAAAAAGATTGTGAGATTACTTTTTCTATCGCTCCTGATAACATTATCATTTTTTCTGAACAATGA
- a CDS encoding substrate-binding domain-containing protein has protein sequence MYIPKIRREDKRPYYVQIESALREAIITGRIPYDTKLPPVRRWASLIGVNVHTLNRVLNNLEKEGLLSRKTKIGTYVRYQKDRKIIKEQNRNKILVICPDDKRLEHLYTQEVLRGIEEEAEIYRFNIDIHCVKENAYSGLKEILNEKKPYGLIIDKEGLPDILCMELLEDFTGPKVIINSTFHLNTDISSVVINYESSGFIATEYLIKKGHKRIAIVIRSSKDMWQYRSDSAMISGYRTALGKYGYPVKKEYEKDGVYYDVERIKKATEELITLDSPPTAIFATDDLIAFKIFQILQNKKIRVPDDISIIGFHNLLYSRTTSPQITTIRTPNIELGRKAVELIIKHRREHVLLEGELIERGSVKEVSEGKGKIENKKVNGLPTQMQVNT, from the coding sequence ATGTATATCCCTAAGATAAGAAGAGAAGATAAAAGACCATATTATGTACAGATAGAGAGTGCCTTAAGAGAAGCAATTATAACAGGCAGGATACCTTATGATACAAAACTACCTCCTGTTAGGAGATGGGCATCTCTCATTGGTGTAAACGTTCATACACTGAACAGGGTACTCAACAATCTTGAAAAAGAAGGATTATTAAGTAGAAAGACAAAGATTGGGACATATGTGCGTTATCAAAAAGACAGAAAGATTATTAAAGAGCAGAATAGAAATAAAATACTTGTCATATGCCCTGACGATAAACGGCTTGAGCATCTTTATACTCAGGAAGTTCTTAGAGGAATAGAAGAGGAGGCAGAGATATACAGGTTTAATATAGATATACACTGTGTGAAAGAAAATGCCTACTCAGGATTGAAAGAGATATTAAATGAGAAAAAGCCATATGGGCTCATTATTGATAAAGAGGGACTTCCTGATATTCTATGTATGGAACTACTGGAGGACTTTACAGGTCCGAAAGTAATTATCAATTCCACTTTCCATTTAAATACAGATATCTCTTCCGTAGTGATAAACTATGAATCCAGTGGATTTATTGCCACAGAATACCTTATTAAGAAAGGACATAAGAGGATTGCTATTGTTATAAGGAGTTCAAAGGATATGTGGCAATATAGAAGTGATAGTGCAATGATATCTGGATACAGAACAGCATTAGGAAAATATGGATATCCTGTAAAAAAGGAGTATGAAAAAGATGGTGTTTATTATGATGTAGAAAGGATAAAAAAGGCAACTGAAGAATTAATAACATTAGATAGTCCACCTACAGCAATATTTGCTACAGATGACCTTATTGCATTTAAGATATTCCAGATACTACAGAATAAAAAGATAAGAGTTCCTGATGATATTTCTATTATAGGGTTCCACAACCTTTTATATTCCAGAACGACATCTCCACAGATAACAACAATAAGAACGCCTAATATAGAGTTGGGGAGAAAAGCAGTAGAACTTATTATAAAACACAGAAGAGAACACGTGCTTCTTGAAGGAGAACTTATTGAAAGAGGAAGTGTAAAGGAGGTGAGTGAGGGAAAGGGAAAGATAGAAAACAAAAAGGTAAATGGGCTTCCAACCCAGATGCAGGTAAACACATAG